A region of the Methanobrevibacter ruminantium M1 genome:
TGGACTGTTGGTGACTTGGAATCTTCTAAAAATGCAAGCTTGACAATATTGACAAGATTGAAAAGAGATGGTACATATATAAACAAGGCTTATGCTACTACCGATTCAAATGATGTTAATCTATTGAATAACTTCCTAATCATTTCCATAAGGACCGGTTCATCAAAGATCACTTCTAACATTACAGAGACAAGTGATGAAAGAGAGGGAATTCAGCATAATGTTCATTATGCTAGTATGGTTGATACGGACTTTATATATAGATATGAAGAGGACTCTTCAGAAGACGATGGCGGCAATGAAGAAGGCCAATCTGAAGGAAATTCCCATACCAAGACTAGATCTTTAGGAAATAAATTGAAATTATTCAATGCTCAGAATATAGATTATCATTCTCTTTCCAAAAACATCGGTGGAGCATTAGGTTTTGGATATAATTCAAATGGAGGATTCCTTAATTCAAAGGACATTTATGAGGCTTTATTTGTTTATGACTATACAAGAATCCCTATTATTGTATTTGCAGCCTTTTTAGTTGTTTTAGCATCTATAGTTGGCTATGATAAGGTTAAATCTTCAAAATAAAATTTTCTTTTTTAATTTTTTATTATCAATTATTTAAATTAATATTATTAAAAATGAGAGTGTAAAATTAATTAAATATTGAATAGTTAATGAAATGAAGGTATTTAATTAATTTTATATTTAATTAACGATTAACGGAATTAGGTACAAATTTAATGGAATGAGGATTATGATAAATAAAAAATTGTTTTTTGTTTTCTTATTAATGGTTCTAGTGATTGGAACCATTTCTGCAGTTAGTGCAAATGAATGCGCTAATGACTTAACGATGGAGATAAGTGATGATAATATAGCTATTGATAGTTCTTCTGCTTTAGAAGGGGATGATTTAGCTATTGATAGTTCTTCTTCAGATTTAAGTAATGAAAATAATATAAATTCTATGAATGATAGTGTAATTAATTCTAATTCTATTAATTCTGATTCTATTAATTCTGATTCTATTAATTCTGATTCTATTAACCCTAATCCTAATATTGATGATGAAATAAATAACCATAAAGATAGCTTTTTAAAGGCTGTACAGGCCTCTAAAACCGGAACATTTACAGAGCTTCAAACTAAGATAAACAAGGCAAGCAAAGGCTCAACAATCTATCTGGATAAGAATTACCTCTATAATGATGACTTTAAAGGCAAATATGGAATAGTGATAAACAAGTCTATCACAATCGATGGAAAAGGCCATGTCATTGACGGTTTAAAGAAATCAAATCTGATTTTCATCAATGATGCTTCAAACGTTGTCTTTAAGAACATAATATTTAGAAAGGGCGACGGGGACGAGAATGGAGCTATAAATCTTATTGGCTCTGATCATATCGAGTTTAACAATTGCAGCTTCAATTATAACTATGGTGATAGGGGTGCTGTATTTTTATCCGGCAGCGATTACTCCTCCTTTGTAAATTGCAAGTTTAATGAGAATATTGGGGAGAACGGCGGAGCTCTTATATTGGCTGATAGTGATTATTCTCGCCTTGTCAACTGTATCTTTTTTGGAAATGAGGCATCTGACGGAGGAGCCGTATTTATAACTTATAGTGATTATTCTTACTTTTTCAACTGTACTTCAGAGGGCAATAGCGTAGATTATACAGGAGGGGCCTTTTATTTGGATTATTCCGATAATTCCTCTTTCATTGATTGCGTATTTGACACTTCCAGCGCTAAGGATGGCGGTGCCTTTTATTTAGGCGATTGCCATAATTCCTCTTTCATTAACTGTAGCTATTGGAATAATCAAGTTGATTATTATGGTGCTGTTTGTTATTTGGACAATTGCTATGACTCCTCTTTCATATCTTGTAATTTCACTGGAAATTCTGGTTCTAACCCTGAATTAGATGAAACACCTTCCATTGGCGGTGGCGTATTTTATATAAGCGAGTCTCACGGCTTGTATTTTACCCATTGTAATTTTTCCGAAAATGAGGCAAAAAATGATGGCGGTGCCATATATGCTTCAGATTCCGATGTTCATATTGATTCCTCTGTATTTGAGGAGAATTGCGCTTTATGCGGAGGTGCCCTTTATGCTATGAACTCTGATATTTTCATTGACTCATCCCTTTTTGAGAGTAGCGTTGGAGATAGGGGAGGTTCAATATTTGCAAATAAGTCTAATGTTTATTCTAAAAACTCCTCTTTTATTCAATACTATGAAATTGAAGATGAATATGTCTATATTCCTGCTTCTGGAGCATATCACCTTATGGAAGGAAATATTGGCGGAGCAATATACTCTCTTCAGTCTGTCTTGAATATTTCTTCTAATAAATTCAATAACAATTTTGGCTTGACTTCAGGGGGAGATATCTATTCCCAATACAGCATGATCTATATAGATGACTGCTCATTTTCAAATTCATTCTCCAATGGATTTGGAGGCTCATTAAGCTTCAACAACGACTATGTCCAAATCACAGATTCCAGCTTTGAAAACTGCAGCTCAAGGGATAACGGCGGAGGTGGAATCTACTCTATAAATTCCATTTTGAATTGCTCTGATTCAGACTTCACCAATTGCTATTCATATTTCGGCGGTTCAATCTGTTCCTTAAACACTGATCTATCCATTAATAACAATAATTTTTACAAAAGCTCTGCTGAATATTATGGCGGATCCATTTATTTCCTTTATGGAACTTTAGACATTAACGGCTCTCTCTTTTCAAATTCATACGGTCAGTATGGAGGCTCCATTTATATAAGAAGTCCTCAGACAATAAAGAACATTACAAATAATCAGTTTCTATTTTCTCAAGGCATAAGAGGCCCAAGGATATATATCGACCAATATTATGGAGAAATCTCCAATAGCGGCAATGTTTATACCGATGAATATGAAGAAAAGGGATTGTTTTCAGATTATGGAATGGGAATTTCTTTTGAAAGCAATGAAGGTTTGGTCCCATTGATTCACTATTACCCTTCAAACGAGTCATTGCCTTCATTCTATGACCCTAGAGGTGGTGGAGATTCAGAAGATGATTATGAAGATGAGGATGATGATTCAGATATAGCTGTTAAAGACCAAGGCATTGGAGGCAACTGTTGGGCATTTTCAGGAATTGCAACCCTTGAGGCATGCCTTGAAAAGGTAACCGGAGAGGAATTCGGCTTTTCAGAGGGCAATGCTAAAAACCTTATGGCCATATCATCCATTTATGGCTTGAACATAGACACAAACAATGGAGGATATGACACAATGTTCCTTGCTTATCTTGCAAGCTGGCTAGGTCCTATCTATGAGGAATATGATACATATAATCCATTATCCTCCCTATCCATAGATCTTCCTTCAGTATTCCACATTCTTGACATTGATTTCTTGGCTCCTCGTAAAAACAGCTTGGATAATGATGAGTACAAAAGGGCGATAATGAATAACGGAGCCGTTTCAGTGACCTTCGATTGGGTGGAAAATAAGGTTTCCAACGGATTCCATTCAGTTTCCATTATAGGATGGGATGATGATTATGATGACATTGACTCCTTAGGAAACTATGCAAAGGGCGCCTGGATATTTAAAAACAGCTGGGGCTATGAATGGGGAGATGGCGGTTTCGGATACCTTTCCTATAAGCAAAAGCTTTCAGAGGAGATAGCTCCATATATGCATGCATATACATTTTCATTTAAGGAAAATGACATTGGATATACTGACATATATCAATATGACTTTTCAGGATTAAGCGATTTCCTGATTTTAAATTCCACAAATGCCTATTATAAGAACAAGTTCATAGCAGAGGACAATGAATTCCTATATGCATTTTCCACATATTTTGATAAGGAGACCGATTTCACCTATTCAGTTTCCATAAATGGCAATGTCATTACAAAAACAGAGGATGGCAAAGACATATTGACTTCTATCCATCATTCTCCGGCTGGATATCATACCATTCCATTAGGCTATAACCTGACCTTGAAGGAGGGGGATGAGTTTGAGATAATCATAAAATTGCTGAATGACAATCAAAACAGGATTCCTGTTTGCCAAGCTGATGAATTGTACAGAACTTCACTGCCTTCAAATGCATCTTTCATGAGTTTAAACGGCAAGGATTGGATTGACTTGAGCAATTTAGCTTCATCCAATGAGTTCTCTTCACTTGGCATCAAGGCAAACACTTCACAAGTAGCTTGCATAAAGGCATTCACTTCCAATTGGAGAATGAATTCGGATTCCTCTATAGTGAACTCTAAGAATCATAGCATAATCACCTCAGAAGGAACAGAGTTAAGCCAATATGAAATATGCCAGCTTAAGGTAGGCTCATTTACAAGGGCTTCAGCCAATGAAACTATCATTATAGCCATGAGCATTCCAGAATGGAGAAATTATCAGGATGAATATGAAAATTATATAGAGGTTCATATCAATGATGAATTCTATTATGTAAGGGTCAATGAGGGAGTTGCCTATTTGGATATCAGCTTTGATAAGATTGGCCATTATGACTTTAAGGCCCAGTTCAAGTCCAATATATACTCATCTGATATTGTAGAGTTTGATTTTGAAGTAGTAAAGGATTCAATCTTTGATGTTGATGATTTGGATGCCTCAAACCCAGGAACTTTCAAGGAACTTCAGGATATAATTAGAAATGCTAAGAACGGTTCCATAATCAGTTTGGATAAGGATTATGCTTTCTCTAGTGGTGATGAGTCTGTTGTTGATGATTATATAGAGATAAATAAATCTCTAATTATTGATGGAAAAGGCCATATAATTGATGGTTCTTCTGATTCAGGCATTTTTAGACTAAGTTCAGGTGATAATCTTACTTTGAGAAACATTAAGTTTATGAATGCAGATAATGGTGCAATAGTTTCTAATGGAAATTTGACAGTTTCTAATTGTTATTTCATTAGTAATTGTGCTTCTGGTTCTAGTTCTACTTCTACTTCCAGTTCTGATTCTAGTTCTACTGCTTGTGGAGGTGCAATTTACTGTGAAGGCACTTGTTTTATAGTGAATTCTCTATTTGAATCTAATTCTGCAGATGCCGGTGGTGCTGTTTACTGTGAAGGCACTTGTTTTATAGTGAATTCTTATTTTGATTCCAATTATGCAGATCTTGGTGGTGCTGTTTGTTGTGATGGCAGCTGTTATATAGTGAATTCTCTATTTGATTCCAATTTTGCAGTTTATGGAGGTGCAGCTTCCATAGTTGGAAATGAATCATGTGAAATTATAGATTCAAACTTTATTGAAAATGAGGCCATCTATGGCGGTGCAATATACTTAGAAAGCTATTGTTATCTTTTAGATTCAAGTTTCAATTATAATTATGCAAACAATGGAGGCGCCATTTATTCTATAGCTGACCTTGACATTCATACCACTGGCTTTAATTACAATGAAGCCTATAAGGATGGAGGTGCAATCTATCTTGTAAACAGCACATCCTATATCAATGAAGGAAATTTCACTGAAAACAGTGCTAAAGAGAGGGGCGGTGCAATATGCGCACTTGAATTCTCAAATCTAACTATTAGATGGGCTTATTTCATGGATAACTCTGCTTCAAAGTATGGAAGTGCAATCTTTTCAGTAAATGCCCTTAACATTACAGATTCTGAAGTGACTGTAAGTTCTGGTAAGGTGGAACTTATCTGCTTTGCTTATGATTATGCTTCAAATGGCCAGGCATATGGAGATTTATACTTTGATGAAAATAGCTTTTATATCAGTGGTGCTCCTGAGATTTACTACTTCAGAGAAAAGATAGCTCATAAATTAGCCTTGGATCTTGAGTTCAATAATATAGAGCTTATCAGAGGAGGAGGCGTTGAGATATCCAGGGACTTGAATGATGATGGCTGGGAGGATAAAATCAATAACAATATGCTTGAGATATGCAGATTGGTTGATGACGATGATTATATGACTGTCCTTAGAATGAAGGAGATAGAAGTGATTCTAATAAACAAGAACAATAGATCTGACATTCAAAAGTTTAAGATTCCATTTAATGTCAAGCTTAATGGCTATTTCCTTAACACTTCTTCATTGAAGTATGGCTCTTATATCCTTACTGGAAATCTTTCTAAGGATCTTGCAAGCAATTGTATTGTAAAGAATGGAACTTTGAAAGTTTTAAGGAAAACTACCCTCTCTTCTCTGTCTACTTTCACTAAAGTTTATGGAAATAGTAAGAATCTTGTAGTTACTTTAAAGGACAGTAGTGGAAAAGCTATAGTTGGTGTTAATATTGCTGTTAAATTGAATGGAAAAACAATTAAAGCAAAGACTAATTCAAAGGGTCAGATTTCCATAGCCATTAGTCTTAAGCCAAAGACATATACTGCATATATCAGCTTTGCAGGCAATGACTATTATGCAAGCGCAAGCAAGAAGGTAAAGGTAGTTGTTAAAAAGGCAAACCCTAAATTGACTGCCTCTAAAAAGACCTTTAAGTTAAGGAATGCTAAAAAGTATACAGTCACTCTTAAGAACAACCTTGGAAAGGCATTGAAGAATGCTAAGGTCACTATTAAGGTGGCTGGAAAGACTTATACCGCTAAGACTAATGCCAAAGGTCAGGTAACATTCAATTTGAAATTGGCTAAAATAGGCAAGTTCAAGGCAGTTGTTAGCTTTGCAGGTAATAAGCTTTATAATGGCTTGAAGAAGGCGGTTGTTTTAACTGTTAAAAAGTAAATAGATTATTATTTTTATTTTATTTTTTTATTCTTTTTTTAAAATTTAATTATTAATTCTTTCTTAACCAAAAACTTTATATATAACAATAGTTATATTATTATATACAGCATATAACAATTGTTATATCTCGTAATTTTTATAATTTAATCATTTCTAAATTATAAAAATTTCTTTTTATGATAATATGCCTCCTCATATTATCGCTCAACCACAAATCAAACACACACAACCAAGGTTTTTTTTATCAACAATCCGTTATGATTTTAATAGCTGAGTCCTCGATTAACTTATTTTAAGCAGTTATTAAGGTCATATAATTTCTTTTTTTTAGTTTTCTATTTTTTTATTTGGTTCAATATTTTTTTTTTTAAACTCTCTTTTCTTTAAAAAATTATATTAAAAATATCGGTTCAATATTATAATATGGAATATGAGAATATACTGGACTTGAAGAGCTCTGAAGAGTTTAGGGAGTGGATGATAAAAAACCATTCCAGCCAAAGGGAATGCTGGGTCAACTGCAAAAGGGGAAAGGCCGATAAGGATGAGTTGTCCTATGTCGATGCAGCCTATGTGGCATTGTCATTCGGATGGATCGATTCCACCTATGGGCTGATAGATGGAAAGAGAATGCAAAGATTCTCTCCAAGGAGAAAAAACAGCAATTGGTCTCAGCTTAATAAGGAAAGATGTCGATGGCTTATAAGAAATGGCCTTATGACAGATAGCGGATATGAAAGCCTTCCCGATTTAGAGGAAGATTTTATTATAGATTCAGATATTTTAGATGAATTGAAGAAGGATAATGAGACTTGGAATAATTTTAAGAACTTTCCAGACCTTTATAAAAGAATAAGGATAGCTAATATTCAAAAGGAAAAAGATAGGGAAGCATTTGATAAAAAGTTGGCTAATTTTATTAAGGACACAAAGGACAATAAGATGAAAGGAAACTGGAATGATGATGGAAGGCTTATATGATTTTATTTTTTTATAAATAGTTTTATATGGTAAACCAAGGATTATTAGTTATTGTTTTTTAATATAAAGCATTAAATAGAAGGATAAATAATATTTATTCATGGCAAATGAGATAATTTTAAATATAGATGGCAATGAGCATCAAATTAAATATGATAATATGGAAGTAGATCATGTTTCTATAATAGATCTTGAAAAATTGGGACGTTCATTGATTTTAGAATTGGAAATAGATGGAAAGGTGGATAGGAACTCATTGGATGATGCTATCAACAGCTTTTTAGATACAATCTATGATGATATTAAGTATTTTGCAGTAGAGTATGCAGATGATAATGAAATAGAATTAATATGAGAAACCCTAAAGATTATATTATGAAGACTGATTATTTGATTATTCTTATGGCCTTATTGCTGATTTCTATAGTTTCACCTATAGCAGCTGCAGATAGCTTTGATTTTGATATTCCAGAGGGCTATCATATAGAGAATGCAAGCGATGATTTCGTACTATTGGAGAATGAGGACTATTATAGCATTTCAATTTCCATTATGGACAATTCCACAGACAGGAAGACTCTGATGGATATGCTTGAAAGGCACAGGTGCTATGACTTTAGAAATGGTGTCAATTATACCAAAGGGGATTTTTATATAGAGGAGAAGCCTTATTATCAGGAGTTCCAAATGGGAATTTTGTACTTTTGTGAAAATGGTAGAGATCTTGTTGTGATTGATTATAAGGGACCTTTAGGTATGGATTTGAATAATAGTCCTATAGATGGCATTTTGGATAGTTTTAAGTGGGTAAGTTATTAAATTTAAAAATAAATAGTAATACATTAATATTATTAGTAATAGACTTTAATTTATATTTTCTTTTTTTGAGGGGGTAGTGTTTAAAAAAAATAATATTAGTGCTATAATTTTTAAGTTTATTTTTTTTAATTAGATATTTACTTTAAAGAATTACAGAAGGGTGATATGTATGGGACAAGATGGTTTTAAAAACGAAGATTTAATGTTAGAAGCTT
Encoded here:
- a CDS encoding lectin like domain-containing protein, whose product is MINKKLFFVFLLMVLVIGTISAVSANECANDLTMEISDDNIAIDSSSALEGDDLAIDSSSSDLSNENNINSMNDSVINSNSINSDSINSDSINSDSINPNPNIDDEINNHKDSFLKAVQASKTGTFTELQTKINKASKGSTIYLDKNYLYNDDFKGKYGIVINKSITIDGKGHVIDGLKKSNLIFINDASNVVFKNIIFRKGDGDENGAINLIGSDHIEFNNCSFNYNYGDRGAVFLSGSDYSSFVNCKFNENIGENGGALILADSDYSRLVNCIFFGNEASDGGAVFITYSDYSYFFNCTSEGNSVDYTGGAFYLDYSDNSSFIDCVFDTSSAKDGGAFYLGDCHNSSFINCSYWNNQVDYYGAVCYLDNCYDSSFISCNFTGNSGSNPELDETPSIGGGVFYISESHGLYFTHCNFSENEAKNDGGAIYASDSDVHIDSSVFEENCALCGGALYAMNSDIFIDSSLFESSVGDRGGSIFANKSNVYSKNSSFIQYYEIEDEYVYIPASGAYHLMEGNIGGAIYSLQSVLNISSNKFNNNFGLTSGGDIYSQYSMIYIDDCSFSNSFSNGFGGSLSFNNDYVQITDSSFENCSSRDNGGGGIYSINSILNCSDSDFTNCYSYFGGSICSLNTDLSINNNNFYKSSAEYYGGSIYFLYGTLDINGSLFSNSYGQYGGSIYIRSPQTIKNITNNQFLFSQGIRGPRIYIDQYYGEISNSGNVYTDEYEEKGLFSDYGMGISFESNEGLVPLIHYYPSNESLPSFYDPRGGGDSEDDYEDEDDDSDIAVKDQGIGGNCWAFSGIATLEACLEKVTGEEFGFSEGNAKNLMAISSIYGLNIDTNNGGYDTMFLAYLASWLGPIYEEYDTYNPLSSLSIDLPSVFHILDIDFLAPRKNSLDNDEYKRAIMNNGAVSVTFDWVENKVSNGFHSVSIIGWDDDYDDIDSLGNYAKGAWIFKNSWGYEWGDGGFGYLSYKQKLSEEIAPYMHAYTFSFKENDIGYTDIYQYDFSGLSDFLILNSTNAYYKNKFIAEDNEFLYAFSTYFDKETDFTYSVSINGNVITKTEDGKDILTSIHHSPAGYHTIPLGYNLTLKEGDEFEIIIKLLNDNQNRIPVCQADELYRTSLPSNASFMSLNGKDWIDLSNLASSNEFSSLGIKANTSQVACIKAFTSNWRMNSDSSIVNSKNHSIITSEGTELSQYEICQLKVGSFTRASANETIIIAMSIPEWRNYQDEYENYIEVHINDEFYYVRVNEGVAYLDISFDKIGHYDFKAQFKSNIYSSDIVEFDFEVVKDSIFDVDDLDASNPGTFKELQDIIRNAKNGSIISLDKDYAFSSGDESVVDDYIEINKSLIIDGKGHIIDGSSDSGIFRLSSGDNLTLRNIKFMNADNGAIVSNGNLTVSNCYFISNCASGSSSTSTSSSDSSSTACGGAIYCEGTCFIVNSLFESNSADAGGAVYCEGTCFIVNSYFDSNYADLGGAVCCDGSCYIVNSLFDSNFAVYGGAASIVGNESCEIIDSNFIENEAIYGGAIYLESYCYLLDSSFNYNYANNGGAIYSIADLDIHTTGFNYNEAYKDGGAIYLVNSTSYINEGNFTENSAKERGGAICALEFSNLTIRWAYFMDNSASKYGSAIFSVNALNITDSEVTVSSGKVELICFAYDYASNGQAYGDLYFDENSFYISGAPEIYYFREKIAHKLALDLEFNNIELIRGGGVEISRDLNDDGWEDKINNNMLEICRLVDDDDYMTVLRMKEIEVILINKNNRSDIQKFKIPFNVKLNGYFLNTSSLKYGSYILTGNLSKDLASNCIVKNGTLKVLRKTTLSSLSTFTKVYGNSKNLVVTLKDSSGKAIVGVNIAVKLNGKTIKAKTNSKGQISIAISLKPKTYTAYISFAGNDYYASASKKVKVVVKKANPKLTASKKTFKLRNAKKYTVTLKNNLGKALKNAKVTIKVAGKTYTAKTNAKGQVTFNLKLAKIGKFKAVVSFAGNKLYNGLKKAVVLTVKK
- a CDS encoding YdeI/OmpD-associated family protein, whose protein sequence is MEYENILDLKSSEEFREWMIKNHSSQRECWVNCKRGKADKDELSYVDAAYVALSFGWIDSTYGLIDGKRMQRFSPRRKNSNWSQLNKERCRWLIRNGLMTDSGYESLPDLEEDFIIDSDILDELKKDNETWNNFKNFPDLYKRIRIANIQKEKDREAFDKKLANFIKDTKDNKMKGNWNDDGRLI